A region from the Deltaproteobacteria bacterium genome encodes:
- a CDS encoding LysR family transcriptional regulator, which yields MLSPHDVFYFQTIARLKSLRAAASELHVTQPGLSHALKRLETAVGVSLFERTPKGLKTTVEGKRLLEMATPILEQWRQLVAESAETESRRRLRIGMHASVASYFAPGLLDTLAKRELTSGFEFVHGLSRDLVRLVLEGELEIALAMNPNPHPSLVIRELLTDSVRVFVAPALKRAASRSNHLIYDPALSQSQWLIKAHAKQGQTFSTHSHSSNLEVIRELAEAAIGAAILPTRVAALSRKPLISLWPSGKEAPQFRDRLCIVCRPQLARTDFGKALLQTVKETGLELQSGS from the coding sequence ATGCTTTCACCGCACGACGTCTTTTATTTTCAGACAATAGCTCGATTGAAATCGCTGCGCGCAGCAGCCAGCGAACTACATGTCACCCAACCGGGCCTTAGCCATGCGCTTAAACGCCTTGAAACCGCCGTGGGGGTCTCGCTTTTTGAGCGAACACCTAAGGGACTTAAAACGACGGTCGAAGGCAAAAGACTTCTTGAAATGGCAACGCCAATTCTTGAACAGTGGCGTCAGCTCGTCGCTGAAAGTGCGGAAACTGAGTCTCGTCGGCGTTTACGCATCGGAATGCACGCATCCGTCGCTTCCTACTTTGCCCCAGGGCTATTGGACACCTTGGCAAAGCGAGAGCTAACCTCTGGTTTCGAATTTGTTCACGGGCTCTCGCGAGATCTGGTCCGCCTCGTGCTTGAAGGCGAACTTGAAATTGCCCTAGCCATGAACCCAAACCCTCACCCTTCTTTGGTCATTCGCGAGCTTTTGACAGACTCCGTTCGGGTTTTTGTCGCGCCCGCACTTAAGCGTGCTGCAAGCAGGTCAAATCATCTTATTTACGATCCTGCTCTTTCCCAATCGCAGTGGCTTATCAAAGCTCACGCAAAGCAAGGCCAGACATTTTCGACGCATTCTCATTCAAGTAATCTGGAGGTCATTCGCGAGCTAGCTGAAGCCGCCATCGGGGCCGCGATTCTTCCGACTCGCGTGGCAGCACTATCCAGAAAACCCCTCATTTCGCTCTGGCCGAGCGGCAAGGAGGCCCCTCAGTTTCGAGACCGCCTTTGTATCGTGTGCCGGCCGCAGCTGGCTCGAACGGATTTTGGCAAAGCACTGTTGCAAACCGTGAAGGAAACAGGCCTAGAATTACAATCTGGCAGCTAG
- a CDS encoding DUF1669 domain-containing protein → MNSLKFRYSLLSLFAFGAMAFSSATHAKIEALFHPHDPTLEKIATWIDEATQHVDIAMYNMDTTDGSPVIKTLKSEAVRTRIESGALQIRVVFEGYGTDEENAVKMNALEELGLDVRYLGRSVKVHHKFAAIDTGLENERVISGSANWSLSSYRNYNENILFFDREAEASDRFQAEFNLLWENAKLFGEDLGLSDREAGSRDETGLDIHFNTPRRLKVDRNHPLLTDQIVRSIGSATSTIDIASTRVRLIPILEAISAAADRGVKIRIVLSQDDFRDLSKRAGFLEKPGIELRVKFYNLKPGEFLTHQMHNKFLVVDGESVMTGSFNWSESAEKNHIENLVEFNGRLGKEMAEAYTTEFESIWEMGRDKLSNLKARLAGMKRAGQIPKCAFAPTTMELPEIRSLLRAHRTCEM, encoded by the coding sequence ATGAACTCATTGAAATTCCGATACTCTTTACTGTCGCTTTTCGCATTTGGTGCAATGGCCTTCTCGTCCGCGACTCACGCCAAAATCGAAGCTCTATTTCACCCGCACGACCCCACCCTCGAGAAAATCGCGACTTGGATTGATGAGGCTACGCAGCACGTGGATATTGCCATGTACAACATGGACACGACGGATGGTTCTCCAGTGATCAAGACATTGAAGTCAGAGGCCGTTCGCACGCGAATCGAAAGTGGTGCACTTCAAATTCGAGTGGTGTTTGAAGGTTATGGAACTGACGAGGAAAACGCAGTCAAGATGAACGCACTCGAAGAATTGGGACTCGATGTCAGATATCTCGGGCGAAGCGTAAAAGTGCACCACAAATTTGCCGCCATCGACACCGGACTGGAGAATGAGCGAGTGATTTCGGGAAGTGCAAACTGGTCTTTAAGTTCTTACCGCAACTACAATGAAAACATTTTGTTCTTTGACCGCGAGGCTGAGGCGAGCGATCGTTTTCAAGCTGAATTCAATTTGCTCTGGGAAAACGCTAAGCTATTTGGCGAAGACCTTGGGCTATCGGACCGAGAAGCAGGATCTCGCGATGAAACGGGATTGGATATCCACTTTAATACTCCTCGCCGTTTGAAGGTCGACCGCAATCACCCACTTCTAACAGATCAAATCGTGCGTTCTATTGGCAGTGCTACTTCGACAATCGATATAGCATCGACGCGAGTCAGGCTGATTCCGATTTTAGAAGCCATTTCAGCGGCAGCTGACCGCGGGGTTAAGATCCGCATCGTCCTTAGCCAAGATGATTTCCGCGATCTTTCGAAGCGAGCTGGCTTTTTGGAAAAACCCGGAATCGAGCTTCGCGTTAAATTCTACAATCTCAAACCAGGCGAGTTCCTGACTCATCAAATGCACAATAAATTTTTGGTTGTGGACGGCGAAAGTGTAATGACCGGTTCATTCAACTGGTCAGAATCGGCCGAAAAAAATCACATCGAAAACTTGGTTGAGTTCAACGGGCGCCTTGGTAAAGAAATGGCGGAGGCCTACACAACCGAATTTGAATCGATTTGGGAAATGGGGCGCGACAAACTTTCAAACCTCAAGGCTCGATTGGCAGGAATGAAACGCGCTGGCCAAATACCAAAATGTGCCTTTGCTCCTACAACCATGGAGCTTCCAGAAATCAGGTCGCTATTGCGCGCCCATCGTACATGTGAAATGTAG
- a CDS encoding hemerythrin domain-containing protein encodes MKHKYALGIKEMDTQHEKILELAHQAQDSTLEEIDMQKLIVDLVNYAKFHLEEEEALLRSHRQFEFLEEHIKLHDVFREHSMDIYHRFRAAETEDERRALLHRVAAFCESWLRNHIDIEDRKYVTLVNEGP; translated from the coding sequence ATGAAACACAAATATGCGCTTGGTATTAAAGAGATGGATACTCAGCACGAGAAAATCCTGGAGCTCGCTCATCAAGCGCAAGACTCGACGCTTGAGGAAATCGACATGCAGAAATTAATTGTCGATCTCGTTAATTACGCGAAGTTTCACCTCGAGGAAGAAGAAGCTCTTCTTCGCAGCCACCGCCAGTTTGAATTTCTTGAAGAACACATCAAACTTCATGACGTGTTTCGCGAACACTCGATGGACATCTATCACCGGTTTCGCGCCGCCGAAACAGAGGACGAGCGGCGAGCTCTTCTTCACAGAGTCGCAGCTTTTTGCGAAAGCTGGCTTCGCAATCATATCGATATTGAGGACCGCAAATACGTAACTTTGGTGAATGAGGGTCCCTAG
- a CDS encoding helix-turn-helix domain-containing protein — protein MSKRTNKVIVSPEGRILKSLREKHGLSMKQAGQALGVSDSYISQIENGRADCPKGERLKPYLDLYGKIGAKYFYELCRNWEKESTDEDFVKDNVGKLSKDNQSLIKAMMETMLAKK, from the coding sequence ATGAGCAAGCGAACGAACAAAGTTATCGTGAGTCCAGAGGGGCGAATTTTAAAAAGTTTGAGAGAGAAACACGGCCTTTCAATGAAACAAGCCGGACAAGCCCTTGGAGTCAGCGACTCCTACATTTCACAAATTGAAAATGGTCGTGCTGATTGTCCAAAGGGTGAAAGGTTAAAGCCTTATTTAGACCTCTACGGAAAAATTGGAGCGAAATACTTTTATGAGCTTTGCCGTAATTGGGAAAAGGAAAGCACGGACGAGGATTTCGTAAAAGACAATGTAGGCAAACTCTCCAAGGACAATCAAAGCCTTATCAAAGCGATGATGGAAACGATGCTGGCGAAAAAATAA
- a CDS encoding site-specific integrase has product MSEEKKAPPKNAKIEQWKKNTDGWVKVEDGIFKHPDLKIYDVRVFRRIKVDKNKPAKPVFKRARNINSESLARKKKHELQEELALLALKHEGKDITWEIACEEYFARLENRYKDEKITFNTMDSTISTLKKHTTVWNELWLSDFTSEQIENFINSDELKKNENERPKAPTRVNILKYIRGVFKYMLDKGRIKHNPATGIYIRGKKKINYPPVMTHNEMIGLIEYVKNLNQKWAKDWAKVYTVAYLTGARSGELYSLLWDDVKWESKTIQITKNYDWKTETHKKITKGKQDRTVPMNPELMEYLLEFRGHNHEFVLPRIPDWQNGRAAEIIKAFQKGANVRETKFHGIRGTFITNLLLSGVPVVKVQTMCGHEDLKTTLLYLRMVGDETKGATDGLSLKSKPDNIHDITEGKKKTS; this is encoded by the coding sequence ATGAGCGAAGAAAAAAAAGCACCACCCAAAAATGCGAAAATTGAACAGTGGAAGAAGAACACTGACGGTTGGGTAAAAGTTGAGGATGGAATTTTCAAACATCCCGATTTGAAAATTTATGATGTGCGAGTGTTTCGCAGAATTAAAGTTGATAAAAACAAACCAGCCAAGCCAGTTTTCAAGCGAGCAAGAAATATTAACAGCGAGAGCCTTGCCCGTAAAAAGAAACACGAACTCCAAGAAGAATTGGCTCTCCTCGCATTGAAACACGAGGGTAAGGACATTACTTGGGAAATTGCGTGTGAGGAATATTTCGCAAGATTAGAGAACCGATACAAGGACGAGAAAATTACTTTCAACACGATGGACAGCACCATTAGCACTCTAAAGAAACACACCACCGTTTGGAATGAATTATGGTTGAGCGATTTCACCAGTGAACAAATAGAAAATTTCATTAACAGCGATGAGCTGAAAAAAAATGAAAACGAAAGACCCAAAGCCCCTACAAGAGTGAATATTCTCAAATACATTCGTGGTGTTTTTAAATATATGTTGGACAAGGGTCGCATTAAACACAATCCCGCAACGGGGATTTACATTCGCGGAAAGAAAAAAATAAATTACCCACCCGTGATGACCCACAATGAAATGATTGGCCTCATTGAGTATGTTAAAAATCTTAATCAAAAATGGGCAAAGGATTGGGCAAAGGTTTACACCGTCGCATATTTAACTGGGGCAAGGTCTGGCGAATTGTATTCGCTCCTATGGGATGATGTTAAGTGGGAGTCAAAGACAATTCAAATTACCAAGAACTATGATTGGAAAACAGAAACCCACAAAAAAATCACCAAGGGTAAGCAAGACCGAACAGTTCCAATGAACCCAGAGTTAATGGAATACCTGTTGGAGTTTCGTGGGCACAATCACGAATTTGTCCTGCCTCGTATTCCAGACTGGCAAAATGGTCGTGCCGCAGAAATAATTAAAGCCTTTCAAAAAGGTGCGAATGTTAGAGAAACAAAATTTCACGGTATCCGTGGAACATTCATCACCAATCTTTTGTTGTCTGGTGTGCCCGTTGTAAAAGTTCAAACTATGTGCGGGCACGAAGATTTAAAGACAACCCTCTTATACTTGAGAATGGTTGGCGATGAAACAAAAGGTGCGACCGATGGTCTTTCGCTTAAATCCAAGCCCGACAATATTCACGACATCACCGAGGGGAAAAAGAAAACTTCGTAG
- a CDS encoding IS3 family transposase (programmed frameshift), with protein MPKKRYTTEEIIQHLRTAEIEQSKGLSQEEVARKVGVTKVTLARWKNEYGGLKIDQARRLKDLEAENNRLKKIVADLSIDNSILKEGGQGKLLSPARKREAVVHAIKTLHVSERRACKVIGQLRSTNRYVGKPNPVKELLRSRVVAIASEFGRYGYRKVTEMLNNEGYRVGKDRVYTIWREEGLKVPVKQPKRARLWLKDGSCVRLRPEYKNHVWSYDFVSETTHDGRKLKILNIIDEYSRICLASVVERKIDSQGVIYALADAMLEHGVPRYVRSDNGPEFIAKRLKRWFKTLNIQPLYIEPGSPWENGYCESFNGKMRNEFLNGEIFYSLKEAKVLSEKWRQHYNTRRPHSSLGGRPPAPLAFRPNEISLAV; from the exons ATGCCCAAGAAACGGTACACGACAGAAGAAATCATTCAGCATTTGCGCACAGCGGAGATCGAGCAATCCAAAGGCTTGAGCCAAGAAGAAGTCGCGAGAAAAGTTGGCGTGACGAAAGTGACTCTCGCTCGCTGGAAGAACGAATACGGCGGATTAAAAATCGATCAAGCCAGACGCCTGAAAGACCTTGAGGCAGAAAACAATCGCCTTAAGAAAATCGTCGCTGACCTTTCGATTGATAATTCAATTTTGAAAGAAG GTGGCCAAGGGAAACTTCTAAGCCCTGCACGAAAACGTGAAGCGGTCGTACATGCGATTAAAACGCTTCATGTAAGCGAGCGCAGGGCGTGCAAAGTTATTGGTCAATTGAGATCCACGAATCGCTATGTCGGAAAACCAAATCCGGTGAAGGAGCTTTTGCGCTCGCGCGTTGTTGCGATCGCAAGCGAGTTTGGACGCTATGGCTACCGAAAGGTCACCGAGATGCTAAACAACGAGGGCTACCGCGTCGGTAAGGACCGTGTTTATACCATTTGGCGCGAAGAGGGTTTAAAGGTGCCGGTGAAGCAACCGAAGCGCGCAAGGCTTTGGCTAAAAGACGGCTCGTGCGTTCGCCTCAGGCCAGAATACAAAAATCATGTGTGGTCTTATGACTTCGTCTCGGAAACAACGCATGACGGACGAAAGCTCAAAATTTTAAACATCATCGATGAATATTCGAGAATTTGCCTAGCATCGGTGGTCGAACGAAAAATCGATTCACAAGGAGTCATCTACGCACTCGCCGACGCGATGCTAGAGCACGGTGTGCCTAGGTACGTTCGATCCGACAATGGACCTGAGTTCATCGCGAAGAGATTGAAGCGTTGGTTTAAAACGTTAAATATTCAGCCACTTTACATCGAGCCAGGTTCGCCCTGGGAAAATGGCTACTGCGAATCATTTAACGGGAAAATGAGAAATGAGTTTTTAAATGGCGAGATTTTCTACTCATTAAAAGAAGCTAAAGTATTAAGCGAGAAATGGCGACAACACTACAACACGAGAAGGCCACACAGCTCGCTCGGTGGAAGGCCGCCAGCGCCACTTGCTTTTAGACCAAATGAGATCTCTCTTGCGGTCTAA